The Novipirellula aureliae genomic interval TAACATTTACATCGTCGACAATCCGCTCGAGCAGTCCGGCGCAGAAAGCGTTGCTGACCACACGCGTGTCTTCCGATGCGATTTCACCCTTGTAGGTGATCGATACTTGATCGATTCCGCCGCCATGCCACTGGGCTGCCAATAAACCCAAACGATGCGCGACGTTGAGATACCCACGAAGTTCCGACAAGGTTTTTGGGTCAAGGGAAGCGACGTTGACACTGTGTCGAATCTCGCCAGTCTTCAAATAGTTGATTAACAAGTGAATTCCTTCCACCGCGACCTGGGTTTGAGCCTCTTCGGTGCTTGCCCCAAGGTGCGGAGTACAAACGACGTTGGGCATTCCGAAAAGCGGGCTGTCCGTACACGGTTCTTTTTCGTAAACGTCGAGAGCGACACCTCCAAGCTTGCCACAGCTGAGTCCTTCGACCAGGGCATCAACATCATAGATGCCACCGCGAGCAGCGTTGACAACACGAAGCCCAGGCTTGACCTTTTCGAGTCGTGCGCGATTGATCAGACCGGTCGTTTCAGGGGTCAACGGTGTGTGCACCGTCAAATAGTCGATTTGCGGAAGCATGTCGTCGACCGTGGCAACGCGTTTCACCCCGAGTCCGGCCGCTTGTTCATCGGTCAAAAACGGATCGTAGGCGATGACGTTCATTTCAAACGCGATCGCTCGCGAGGCGACCTCGCGTCCGATGCGGCCCATGCCGACGATGCCAAGCGTCTTGCCGGCGACTTGAGTCCCCATGTATTTTTTTCGGTCCCAACGTCCTTCGACCAACCCTTGGTTGGCAGCAGGAATGTTGCGGCTAAGTGCTAGGATTAAAGCGAAGGCATGTTCGGCAGTACTCACCGTGTTGCCTGCAGGGGTATTCATCACAACGATGCCACGGCGAGTCGATGCCGCTTTGTCGATGTTGTCGGTGCCAACCCCGGCGCGCACGAGGGCTTTCATGCGGGTATTGCCTTCGAGAGACTCGGCCGTGATTTTTACGCCGCTGCGCAAAATCGCACCGTCGAATTCGTTGAGGGCGGTTCGCAAATCTTCGCCCGAAAGCCCAGTACGAATCTCGTACTCAATACCTTCTTGGGCGTCCAAAATATCGATACCTTCTTGGGCAATGTCGTCAAGAACTAAAATGCGGTGCATGATTAAATTAAAAATTTGGGATGAGAGAACAGGAGATTGCAAAAGCCGTAAAAGGCTTCTTTGGATTGGCCAAAGGCCATCGACTTTTCCCTCCCAGCGAAGGCGGGGAGGGTAACGCGAACGAAGCCCTAGCCATTCTTGGCTGCGAAGTCGTTCATAAACTTGGCCAAGGTTTCAGCACCCTCGATCGGCATTGCGTTGTAGATGCTCGCTCGAATGCCGCCGATACTGCGGTGACCCTTCAGCGATGCCAAATCATGAGTCGCCGCTTCCTTGACAAACTTGTTTAACAGTTCGTCACTAGGTAAATTGAATGTGACATTCATCCTTGAGCGACAGTCGCGGCGAGCATGGCCCGCATAAAAACCCGAGTTCGCATCGATCGAATCGTAAAGCAACTTCGCCTTTCGTTCGTTGAGTTTTTGCATCGCCTCGAGCCCGCCAATGTCGTCGGCCAACCAATGAGCGACCTTTCCGAGTGCCCAAATGGCGAACGTCGGCGGCGTGTTCCATTCGGAATCGTTCTCGGCATGGTTCTTGTAAGTCAAGTATCCGGCCAAATTATCGGGAGCATGATCGAGCAGGTCTTTGCGGATAATGACCACCGTCACGCCTGCCGGTCCAGCATTCTTCTGAGCACAAGCATAAAGCAGGCCGTATTTTTTGATATCCAATGGCCGCGACAAAATGTCGCTCGATGCATCACAAATCAGCGGGACCCCCGCAGGGCAGGAAGGTTCTTCCGCAAACTGAACCCCTTGAATCGTTTCGTTACTGCAGTAGTACAAATAGGCGGCATCGTCGGAAGCAGCGTAATCACCGCTGCTCGGAACGTGGTTGTAGCCCGATTCCTTGGCGTCGTAGAGAACTTCGACCTTGCCTTCCTTTCTCGCTTCGCCGACTGCTTTTTTGCCCCACGACCCGGTTACGAGATACTGAGCCGTCTTGTCGTTGCCTCGAATCAGGTTGGCGGGGATCATCGAAAACTGCAGTGCGGCACCGCCCTGCAAAAACAGCACCTCATAATCGTCGCTAATTCCGTAAAGCGAACGAATCGTGTCCTGAGCATCGTGAAGCACGTCGACAAATACTTGGCCTCGGTGGCTTAGCTCCATAAGGGAGGACCCAGCCCCCGGAAACTCAATCAATTCTTCTTGCAGTTCCCTTAGCACCGAGACAGGCATCACGGCAGGTCCAGCAGAAAAGTTAAATACACGCTGGGAAGTCGCGGTGGCACTCATCGTGGGGGATTTCCTTTATGGGTTTGTTCCGCCCAAGTCGCGACGAGGCGAGGCAGAACGTTAATACGGATAGGTTCGACCCGCATGATTCTAAGCTTAGTGGATTAAGTAGGAAAGGTTGCATAGCAAGAACTCACTTATTATCCTCCGAACGCACCAATGCACTGTCTCACTAACTGTCTCACTTAACCTGATTCACTTAACCGATATGCCCAGCCATCCGCGTGGTTCGGGACGTTCCGGCCTGTCGATTTAATCGTTTAACGCTTAGCCGAAGGCGTCAGCTTTTCCATAATCGGTCGCCTATGGCTTGGCGT includes:
- the serC gene encoding 3-phosphoserine/phosphohydroxythreonine transaminase; this translates as MSATATSQRVFNFSAGPAVMPVSVLRELQEELIEFPGAGSSLMELSHRGQVFVDVLHDAQDTIRSLYGISDDYEVLFLQGGAALQFSMIPANLIRGNDKTAQYLVTGSWGKKAVGEARKEGKVEVLYDAKESGYNHVPSSGDYAASDDAAYLYYCSNETIQGVQFAEEPSCPAGVPLICDASSDILSRPLDIKKYGLLYACAQKNAGPAGVTVVIIRKDLLDHAPDNLAGYLTYKNHAENDSEWNTPPTFAIWALGKVAHWLADDIGGLEAMQKLNERKAKLLYDSIDANSGFYAGHARRDCRSRMNVTFNLPSDELLNKFVKEAATHDLASLKGHRSIGGIRASIYNAMPIEGAETLAKFMNDFAAKNG
- the serA gene encoding phosphoglycerate dehydrogenase; translation: MHRILVLDDIAQEGIDILDAQEGIEYEIRTGLSGEDLRTALNEFDGAILRSGVKITAESLEGNTRMKALVRAGVGTDNIDKAASTRRGIVVMNTPAGNTVSTAEHAFALILALSRNIPAANQGLVEGRWDRKKYMGTQVAGKTLGIVGMGRIGREVASRAIAFEMNVIAYDPFLTDEQAAGLGVKRVATVDDMLPQIDYLTVHTPLTPETTGLINRARLEKVKPGLRVVNAARGGIYDVDALVEGLSCGKLGGVALDVYEKEPCTDSPLFGMPNVVCTPHLGASTEEAQTQVAVEGIHLLINYLKTGEIRHSVNVASLDPKTLSELRGYLNVAHRLGLLAAQWHGGGIDQVSITYKGEIASEDTRVVSNAFCAGLLERIVDDVNVINSEMLVRERGIELNEEKRRGKGSFASSIHATVSGGGRTVVVGGTVLGQSMPRLIMLDDYRLESFLDGKLFVFSHNDVPGIIGKVGTAFGKHGVNIAQMAVGREGNTPGGPSIGVLSIDGEVADEAVSEIEAIESVTRVKIIELPAAGEMPSWLA